The genomic region TAGTAGATGCCGCCGAGCAGCTCGCGAACGACGACGAGGTCCGCGCCGCGCACGCGCTCGGGACGGAGAGGGGACCGGCCCACGAGGGCGTCGGGCAAGGCAACGGGTCGGATATTCGCGTGGTTTCCCAGCAACCGCCGCAGATCCAGCAGTCCCCTGGAGGCGTCGACCTTCGTTCCATCCACGGAGCGCACGGCGAGGCCGACGGCTCCCACGAGGACGGCGTCGACCTCGACGGCAAGCGCCCGCGTTTCCTCCGGCAGCGGATCCCCGAACCGCTCGATCGCGCCGTCGCCAAGGGGGGCTTCGATGACGTCGAAGCGGTGGCCGTAGACGTCGCCGACGGCCTCCAGCACGCGCCGCGCCTCGAGCAGAACCTCCGGGCCGATGCCATCGCCGGGCAGAAACAGGATGCGCCCGTCCAAGGCGCTAGCCGAAGCCTCCGCCGAATCTCTCCACGAAGGTGCGTTCGCGGTCGGTGAGGGCGGACCAGCCCGCGGCCTTGAGCTTGCCGGCGATGCGCTCGTACTCGGCCCGATTCACGGGATGAAGGGTGCTCGGCTCGATCCTGCCCCACTTCACGTTCAACTCCCGCTCTCCCATGCGGACGCCGGGGCTCTCGGCCTTCTTGCGGAACTGCGCCGCGGCGGAGCGCGTGGTCCGCCACCTCAGGTAGAGCCAGCCGCCGAGGAACCCGCCCAGGTGCGCGAAGTGCGCCACGCCCCCGCCGACGCCGCCCAGTCCCAGCCACAGGGAGAGCACCGTGAAGGCGATGACGAGGAAGCGGACCTGCACGGGGATGACGAACCAGATCATCACCCGGTCGCGCGGCCAGTAGCGCGCGTAGCCGAAGAGCACGCCGTACACCGCCGCCGAAGCCCCGACCATCGGAATGTAGAGCCCCCCCTGCGACATCGTGAGGACGGTCCACAGGATGTGGACGAGGGCCCCGATGAGCCCGGCGAGAAGATACAGCCTGAGGAAACTCTTCGATCCGAGCAGCGCCTCGAGCTTCGGCCCGAAGAAGAAGAGCGCGAGCATGTTGAAGAAGATGTGGGACACGCCGCCGTGCAGGAACTGGTAGGTGATGAGCGTCCAGGGTCGGGTCAGAACCTGGGCGGGGACGAGCCACAGCTCCGACGTCAGGACGGGGTTCGTGCGCGTGAACACGTAGGCGACGACGTTGATGAGGAGCAGTTGGCCGACGACGCGGGTCATGCCGGCCTGCCCTCCGTCATCTCCGTCATCATCTCCGTCATCATTTCCGTGAATTGCCCGGCGAGCGCGGGACCGACACCGGCGTCCTCGTGCTTGAAGAAGGCGTAGACCCGGCCCCAGCGCGAGGCGCGCAGCCGCCCGGCCCAGGCTTCCAGCTCCTGCGTGGAATACGCGCTGCGGCGCAGGCGGAGGTAGCTCCAGTCCGCCGTCTCGACGAGCGGCGCATCGTCTCCGTCGTCCGTCTCGGCGAGGCAGAGGGCGGAGTTCCGGGCCCGGAGGATGTCGAACACCGCCTCGTCGAACCACGAGGCGTGCCGGAACTCGAAGGCCGAGGTGCCGGGGTTCGGAAGCTGGTCCACGAAACGCGCGAGCCGTTCATCGTCCCGCTTGAAGTTGGGCGGAAGCTGGTACAGGATGACGCCCGCGCGATCCGCCAGCACCGACGCCGTCTGCACGAGA from Candidatus Palauibacter australiensis harbors:
- a CDS encoding rhomboid family intramembrane serine protease gives rise to the protein MTRVVGQLLLINVVAYVFTRTNPVLTSELWLVPAQVLTRPWTLITYQFLHGGVSHIFFNMLALFFFGPKLEALLGSKSFLRLYLLAGLIGALVHILWTVLTMSQGGLYIPMVGASAAVYGVLFGYARYWPRDRVMIWFVIPVQVRFLVIAFTVLSLWLGLGGVGGGVAHFAHLGGFLGGWLYLRWRTTRSAAAQFRKKAESPGVRMGERELNVKWGRIEPSTLHPVNRAEYERIAGKLKAAGWSALTDRERTFVERFGGGFG
- a CDS encoding DUF72 domain-containing protein, with amino-acid sequence MQVWIGTSGYSYPAWKGSFYPEDLPNREMLSFYGRRLRAVEINNTFYRMPRESVLENWAEAVPDGFRFALKASRRITHFKRLQNTEEETEYLVQTASVLADRAGVILYQLPPNFKRDDERLARFVDQLPNPGTSAFEFRHASWFDEAVFDILRARNSALCLAETDDGDDAPLVETADWSYLRLRRSAYSTQELEAWAGRLRASRWGRVYAFFKHEDAGVGPALAGQFTEMMTEMMTEMTEGRPA